From the genome of Thermosynechococcus sp. NK55a:
TATGTGCCTACCCTCAGTGAGCCCCTGTCGGTTGCCGAAATGGTCAGTCTCACCCCCAAGGGCTACATTGCAAGTTTAAGTGCCCCGCAACTCCTGTGGAATTGCTTGCCCCAGATGAATCTTTCTGGGCCCATTTATCTAGCGATCGGGCCAGAGGGCGGATGGACAGCCTCGGAACTAGAGCAGGTCTTAGTTGCTGGGTGGCAAGCATTTTCCTTGGGTCGGCGTACCCTGAGAGCCGTCACCGCCGCGATCGCCAGCCTGAGTGTGGTGAGCCATTATGCTGAGAGACACTGCGTCAGCCCACAACAGCATTGACAACACAACAGCCACCTCGATACACTAGAGTTTCGGTAAAATTAACGTAAGCCCCAATGCCCACCATCCAGCAACTGATCCGCCAAGAGCGGGAACTGTTGAAAAGAAAACAAAATCTCCTGCCCTCAAAGGCTGCCCTCAACGGCGTGGGGTATGCACACGGGTCTACACAACAACGCCCAAAAAGCCCAATTCTGCCCTGCGCAAAGTGGCACGGGTACGCCTGACCTCTGGCTTTGAGGTGACCGCTTACATTCCGGGAATTGGCCACAACTTACAGGAGCACTCCGTGGTCATGATTCGCGGCGGTCGTGTTAAAGATTTGCCCGGTGTGCGCTACCACATTATTCGTGGCACGCTGGATACTGCCGGTGTCAAAGATCGCAAGCAAGGTCGCTCCAAATATGGAGCCAAGCGTCCCAAGCCCGGTGAAGCTGCTGCTACCGGTAAGAAAAAATAATTTCCGTTCTCTTCCATCTTCTTGAGTCCATCCTTGAAACCTTAAACTTCACTAGAAAACAAAGCACCTATGTCTCGTCGCACTCGCGCTCAAAAACGGCCTACTGCCCCTGATCCGGTTTATAACAACGTGCTGGTGAATATGTTGATCCAGCGGGTCATGCGCAACGGCAAAAAATCCCTTGCCAGCCGCATTGTCTATGACGCAATGAAAACCGTCCAAGAGCGCACTGGTGAGGACGCCGTGCAAGTTTTTGAGCGTGCAGTAAAAAATGCAACGCCCTTAGTGGAGGTCAAAGCCCGTCGTGTGGGGGGTGCCACCTACCAAGTCCCGATGGAAGTTCGTCCCGATCGCGGGGTTTCCTTGGCCTTGCGCTGGTTAGTGCAATTTTCCCGCAAACGAGCCGGTCGGTCGATGTCAGCTAAGCTGGCCAATGAATTGATGGATGCTGCCAACGAAACAGGCAGCACCATCCGCAAACGGGAAGAAACCCACAAAATGGCAGAAGCCAACAAGGCCTTCGCCCACTATCGCTACTAAACCGTCACACGATCCAAGAGTTGGATACAATTACTTAAGAATTCTAACGTAATGCAACAAACAAGGAGGTAGCTGTGGCACGGACGACCCCGCTAGAGCGAGTGCGAAATATCGGGATTGCCGCTCACATTGATGCGGGCAAAACAACCACAACTGAACGTATTCTGTTCTATTCCGGTGTAGTGCACAAAATTGGTGAAGTGCACGAGGGTACCACGGTTACCGACTGGATGGAACAGGAGCGAGAGCGGGGCATCACCATTACAGCAGCCGCCATTAGTACCTCCTGGAAAGATCACCAAATCAACATTATTGACA
Proteins encoded in this window:
- the rpsG gene encoding 30S ribosomal protein S7; this translates as MSRRTRAQKRPTAPDPVYNNVLVNMLIQRVMRNGKKSLASRIVYDAMKTVQERTGEDAVQVFERAVKNATPLVEVKARRVGGATYQVPMEVRPDRGVSLALRWLVQFSRKRAGRSMSAKLANELMDAANETGSTIRKREETHKMAEANKAFAHYRY